One window from the genome of Moorena sp. SIOASIH encodes:
- a CDS encoding transposase, whose protein sequence is MKARYQYRFYPTDQQKKDLAKLFGCVRVVWNDALAICKKSEKVLKSGELQKLVITQAKKTEERQWLSEVSVVPLQQSVANLGVAFKNFFDSRNEKRKGRKVKPPRFKKRSNKQSARLTRRGFSVQGDKVYLAKIGTVKPIWSRDLPSNPSSVTIIKDCAGNYFLSFVVEIEPIQVDAKNQSIGIDIGIKTFAVMSNGSEAKSPDYSKLDRKLRKKQRKFAKQPKGSNRKQRTRHHIAKLNLKIANKRQDFLHKLSTQIVSENQTIVLEDLNVSGMVKNRKLARAISQQGWAEFRALCDAKSDKYGRDFRVISRWEPTSQICSDCGFKWGKLDLSIRSVLCLNCGTQQDRDKNAAKNIEKVGMGHRHDYKRTRRKGKTVSAAHSDEVSRITALPGR, encoded by the coding sequence ATGAAGGCCAGGTACCAGTATCGTTTCTATCCAACAGACCAACAGAAGAAGGATTTGGCCAAATTATTTGGCTGCGTCCGGGTCGTTTGGAACGATGCTCTGGCTATTTGCAAAAAATCTGAAAAAGTTCTCAAGTCAGGAGAACTACAGAAGCTAGTCATCACTCAGGCCAAAAAAACTGAAGAAAGACAATGGTTATCAGAGGTTTCCGTTGTCCCCTTACAGCAGTCTGTAGCCAATCTAGGAGTTGCTTTTAAAAACTTTTTTGATTCTCGGAATGAGAAAAGGAAAGGAAGAAAAGTCAAACCTCCACGATTCAAGAAACGTTCTAATAAACAATCAGCACGGTTAACTCGCAGGGGTTTTTCTGTTCAAGGAGATAAGGTATATTTGGCCAAAATTGGAACAGTCAAACCAATTTGGTCTAGAGACCTACCCTCAAACCCTAGTTCTGTAACCATTATCAAAGACTGTGCTGGCAATTACTTTTTAAGTTTTGTAGTAGAAATTGAGCCTATTCAAGTTGATGCCAAGAACCAAAGCATCGGTATTGATATAGGTATCAAGACTTTTGCTGTGATGAGTAATGGCAGTGAGGCTAAAAGCCCTGATTATTCCAAGCTAGATCGAAAGCTACGGAAAAAACAACGAAAATTTGCTAAGCAGCCTAAAGGGTCAAACCGAAAACAGCGAACTCGCCATCATATCGCTAAACTCAACCTCAAAATAGCGAATAAGCGTCAAGATTTTCTGCACAAACTATCAACCCAAATAGTTAGCGAAAACCAAACTATCGTTTTGGAAGATTTAAATGTGTCGGGAATGGTTAAAAACCGTAAACTTGCACGAGCCATCAGTCAACAGGGATGGGCAGAATTTAGGGCGCTCTGTGATGCGAAGTCAGACAAATATGGCAGAGATTTTCGGGTCATAAGTCGATGGGAGCCTACCAGTCAAATTTGTTCAGATTGTGGGTTTAAATGGGGTAAACTCGATCTGTCTATTCGTTCAGTACTTTGCCTGAATTGTGGAACACAGCAAGACAGAGATAAAAATGCTGCCAAAAACATAGAAAAAGTCGGCATGGGGCATCGGCACGACTATAAACGGACAAGGAGGAAAGGTAAGACTGTTTCGGCAGCACATTCCGATGAGGTGTCAAGAATCACTGCCCTTCCAGGGCGGTGA
- the htpG gene encoding molecular chaperone HtpG → MTVLEQGTITIHTENIFPIIKKSLYTDHEIFLRELISNSVDAIQKLKMVSYAGEIDGDVGDPEIKITLDQDKKTLSISDNGIGMTADEVKKYINQVAFSSAEEFIQQYQKEADQQIIGHFGLGFYSAFMVAQKVEIDTLSYQSGASAVHWSCDGSPAFELSDSERTERGTTVTLTMQEEEQEYLEPSRIRQLVKSYCDFMAVPIKLEDEVINKHEALWKKSSRDLTKEDYLEFYRYLYPFQDEPLLWVHLNTDYPFLLDGILYFPKLKPDVDVTKGQIKLFCNQVFVSDNCEEVIPNFLMPLRGVIDSPDIPLNVSRSALTKDRTVARIGDFIAKKVGDRLKQQYQDERDQYIRSWQDVGTFVKFGCINSDKFKKQVEDIVIFRTTYQPVESSEAPSTDSPKVEVQSQEGDAWEDVTPDEGTEQDKSSSSQPYTTIKEYLERNKENHENRVFYCTDEASQATYVELHKNQGLEVLFMDSFIDTHYISFLEREYTEAKFSRVDSDLDDTLVDKEQEKEIVDPKTNKTRSDLIKELFEQAINKPKVNVRTQALKSDDPQGTPPAMVLLPEAMRRLQEMTAMMQQESVQFPEEHILVVNTTHPLIQNLVNLSQGSIIQSGGQSPSAELASMICQHVYDLALMAQKGFDAEGMKAFVERSNKVMTRLTQE, encoded by the coding sequence ATGACTGTACTGGAACAAGGCACAATCACGATTCATACTGAGAATATCTTCCCGATTATCAAGAAGTCTCTCTACACCGATCACGAAATCTTCTTGCGGGAGCTGATCTCCAACTCAGTGGATGCCATCCAGAAGTTGAAGATGGTCTCTTATGCTGGGGAGATTGACGGGGATGTGGGAGACCCGGAAATTAAAATTACCCTTGATCAGGATAAGAAAACTCTATCCATCTCGGATAACGGAATTGGGATGACTGCCGATGAGGTGAAAAAGTATATTAATCAAGTTGCTTTTTCTAGCGCTGAAGAATTTATCCAGCAGTACCAAAAGGAAGCTGACCAACAGATTATCGGTCACTTCGGATTGGGTTTCTACTCTGCTTTCATGGTGGCTCAGAAGGTGGAAATTGATACCCTGTCTTATCAGTCAGGAGCTTCAGCGGTTCATTGGTCCTGTGATGGTTCTCCAGCCTTTGAACTATCGGATTCTGAGCGGACGGAACGGGGTACTACCGTTACCCTCACCATGCAAGAGGAGGAACAGGAGTACCTAGAACCCTCACGGATTCGTCAGCTAGTCAAATCCTACTGTGATTTCATGGCAGTGCCCATCAAGCTGGAAGATGAGGTGATCAACAAGCATGAGGCACTGTGGAAGAAATCCTCAAGAGACCTGACCAAAGAAGACTATCTAGAATTCTATCGCTATCTTTACCCGTTCCAAGATGAACCCTTGCTGTGGGTACATCTAAACACAGATTATCCTTTCCTGCTTGATGGCATTCTCTATTTCCCTAAACTGAAGCCAGACGTGGATGTGACTAAGGGGCAAATCAAGCTTTTCTGTAATCAAGTGTTTGTCAGTGACAACTGTGAGGAAGTAATTCCTAACTTCCTGATGCCACTGCGAGGGGTGATTGATAGTCCTGATATTCCCCTGAATGTCTCCCGTTCTGCTCTGACCAAAGACCGGACAGTGGCTCGGATTGGTGACTTTATTGCTAAGAAAGTTGGCGATCGCTTAAAGCAACAGTACCAGGATGAGCGGGATCAGTACATCCGTTCCTGGCAAGATGTGGGTACATTCGTTAAGTTTGGCTGCATCAATAGCGATAAGTTTAAGAAACAAGTAGAAGATATTGTGATCTTCCGCACCACCTATCAACCGGTGGAAAGTTCCGAAGCTCCAAGCACTGACAGCCCTAAGGTAGAGGTGCAATCCCAAGAGGGGGATGCTTGGGAGGATGTCACCCCGGATGAGGGCACTGAACAGGACAAGTCTTCTTCCTCTCAACCCTACACCACCATCAAAGAGTATCTAGAGCGCAATAAAGAAAATCACGAAAATCGGGTATTCTATTGCACTGATGAGGCTAGCCAAGCCACTTATGTAGAACTGCACAAAAATCAAGGGTTAGAAGTCCTATTTATGGACTCCTTTATCGACACCCACTACATTAGCTTCTTGGAACGGGAATATACAGAGGCTAAGTTCTCTCGGGTGGATTCGGACTTGGATGATACCCTGGTTGATAAGGAGCAGGAAAAAGAGATTGTTGACCCGAAGACCAACAAAACCCGTTCTGACCTGATTAAGGAACTGTTCGAGCAAGCGATTAACAAGCCTAAGGTCAATGTCCGGACTCAAGCCCTCAAGTCTGATGACCCCCAAGGCACTCCACCCGCGATGGTATTGTTGCCGGAGGCAATGCGCCGTCTACAGGAAATGACTGCCATGATGCAGCAGGAGTCAGTGCAGTTCCCAGAGGAACATATTTTAGTGGTCAATACCACCCACCCACTGATTCAGAATCTAGTCAACCTCAGTCAAGGCAGTATTATTCAAAGTGGCGGTCAGTCTCCCTCAGCGGAATTGGCTTCCATGATTTGTCAGCATGTCTATGACCTGGCACTGATGGCCCAGAAAGGCTTTGATGCCGAAGGCATGAAAGCGTTTGTGGAACGGTCCAATAAGGTTATGACGCGCTTGACGCAAGAGTAA
- the rpmB gene encoding 50S ribosomal protein L28 — protein sequence MSRRCQLTGKKANNGYAVSHSHRRTKRLQNVNLQVKRLWWEEGKRWVKLRISTKAIKTLHKKGLQAMANEAGINLNHY from the coding sequence ATGTCCCGTAGATGTCAGTTGACTGGTAAAAAGGCCAATAACGGCTATGCCGTTTCTCACTCCCACCGTCGGACTAAGCGCTTACAAAACGTTAACTTACAGGTTAAGAGACTTTGGTGGGAAGAAGGGAAACGCTGGGTTAAGCTGCGGATTTCCACTAAGGCCATTAAGACCTTGCATAAGAAGGGCCTGCAAGCCATGGCTAATGAAGCTGGAATTAATCTGAATCATTATTAG
- the hpsA gene encoding hormogonium polysaccharide biosynthesis protein HpsA translates to MSTRKSTRKKLANAIAKLLQQVVKLSQAITKPLMRWLLRSLFILHRRSRVATAGFVLPTAIMVTLVVTLLVTAIVLRSFDRVKNASNYRVNQAVFNAAAPAIERAQAKLEALFADPTLPRSTPSEEALENAFKNTKYNFGDETRLTLEDEDSDGNVSTIDTAWRFPVDTDNNGKFDSYTLYGIYFKSPQPNQNQNQNPLRNPESRTSVQARTPPMGESNNSDRCQLAADTSASLVDNSGWFKSGSKLKKSIFVYTATVPILEDIGDSAYETYKGEAGFSALEYQQDRARIPLVNNAIVYEDDLQITPGAGIQINGRIFTNGNFLTGNRGGSNEYFQVSSPESCYYKEENSKIIVGGNMAFGRVDQNDDQKGGKIHLFNGNGAPNTNVNLGQNDNKSVDGQPKEIGDNSKAYTERINRLVKAQSAQGRDTDPDEVKERYKDFEGEELDRQRLKALRIYFKDRTRRVPYADVEEGGDPGNATLKGTGNELRPQDDWIFPYQPGTQTSNNELTLNIEGGELNPPATEPEVQEGAGKELQIGDRVLIGHGLPALWWDDQAQQFQGARAKQDIGGGVTWKDSDENRYRTTQVTPLSDLGDTDRNGFWEAAAARQPRQPLEGYGGLRVVTGAGIYVDDDQFGDPEASFRRNNNTVPLDLQSYLPPPGWDIRFVDPQSQGNDNRIQLADILAQFDPSEPPILVWPDTMPMHGGVGGDLTANDPPDPTITDANQKSDLLMRASAVYHYTQKAGTDPEQTNFDQLPIACVSSYYDPTDENSAKNRVSSGGGDWDDPERFDPINGRSNNGIVYTFPGRNDSDPALERQARLVFPNGRLANEALKRALDTESDQRTLADNSAIDTAICALEILKNPTANIDDSAIPHGAVYEQSFLNARQVQDINQAPNTPHEYDLGIEDRQPLEIRATVLDLNLLRTTAIAALPNDGPSPEFLLPDSGVIYATRDDALPDLSDRTGDSLQENLSSSSVDFTLDPTRRPNGIMLRNGTVLARQEPNKPNSFDLTDPPGAEKGLILATNLPVYIKADDNVINNADIASGFNLHQTPGGNLVEEFTEQLTDEKWNDNNFYDRRNTLDPNFACRQNDNRLPKCKQGDLWRPAVVIADSVTLLSNNFEFGYRSDGDYDLRGIPMGSNLIDPNGDNLTNRVNEPPGIDLNANGVLGEPQVLESQIVQGYDFNEDGFLFDEFKVNGEVINEEDINVDLNSNGNKTDTNPTEFEITVAARLKLINGIFDNNFVTSANWWDPWGDGINNIDTPDDNGNPQPSIVPNPADPNPRRINSSYLSNFVTPIQRRVLFPEYVMEICRKVPVSACNPNDWVVSAQDANPPQRASDVLQTNIDQLFSGTTARPARNLEDQRYPRRIAFLRDPDNNLELDSNNRPTPLGIDGPNGTNDNGIVRPYPYTNPWNGPRLAPHALWYRTTRNLNDPNPPNSALSFRTDRPLFYQKPLQQTAPNVGTTEQPMLVPVLQVHSLSGEPGNNTNALPSTQQECVEIQEGWTQRANEDGETFNVVIASGDSPPNQTENNGGVANFVRYLENWQKTVQTCGAKNSIPARISGSLIQFKRSAYDTAPFWHGSQNAPNQLVPSRFGYQIDDDDRPSAAFMPYATAAGRLPYYMAPERRYGFDVALLTQLPDLFSGLFTTPSAGDPDEFFREVARDDPWVETLLCAEDDQGNLAVNQRYCRK, encoded by the coding sequence ATGTCAACCAGGAAGTCAACCAGGAAGAAGTTAGCGAATGCGATCGCAAAACTACTCCAACAAGTAGTCAAACTCTCTCAAGCCATCACCAAACCCTTGATGCGTTGGCTGTTGCGTAGCTTATTTATTTTACACCGTCGGTCGCGGGTGGCAACCGCCGGGTTTGTGTTGCCTACCGCGATTATGGTGACCTTGGTGGTAACCTTGCTGGTAACTGCCATTGTGTTGCGCTCCTTTGACCGGGTCAAAAATGCCAGTAATTATCGGGTCAATCAAGCGGTGTTCAATGCCGCCGCTCCTGCCATTGAGCGGGCTCAAGCAAAATTAGAAGCTTTGTTTGCTGACCCCACCCTTCCCCGCTCCACCCCATCAGAGGAAGCGTTGGAAAATGCCTTCAAGAATACCAAATACAACTTTGGTGATGAAACCCGTTTGACCCTCGAAGACGAAGACAGTGACGGCAACGTAAGCACCATAGACACTGCCTGGAGGTTTCCGGTTGATACGGATAATAATGGCAAATTCGATAGCTACACCCTCTACGGAATTTACTTCAAAAGTCCACAGCCAAATCAAAATCAAAATCAAAATCCATTAAGAAACCCAGAATCCAGAACCTCTGTACAAGCGAGAACGCCACCGATGGGGGAGTCGAACAACAGCGATCGATGTCAGCTAGCTGCTGACACTAGCGCTAGCTTAGTGGATAATTCTGGGTGGTTTAAGTCCGGATCAAAATTAAAGAAAAGTATATTTGTTTACACCGCAACGGTTCCGATTCTGGAAGATATAGGGGATTCAGCCTATGAAACTTACAAGGGTGAGGCCGGATTCTCAGCTCTAGAGTATCAGCAAGACCGAGCCAGAATTCCCCTGGTCAACAATGCCATTGTCTACGAGGATGATTTACAAATTACTCCTGGAGCTGGCATCCAGATTAATGGGCGGATTTTTACTAACGGGAACTTTCTCACTGGTAATCGTGGTGGAAGTAATGAGTATTTTCAAGTCAGTAGCCCGGAATCTTGCTACTACAAGGAAGAAAACAGCAAGATTATTGTCGGGGGCAATATGGCCTTTGGTCGTGTTGATCAGAATGATGATCAAAAGGGCGGAAAAATACATCTGTTCAATGGAAACGGAGCACCGAACACAAATGTTAACTTAGGCCAAAATGACAATAAATCTGTTGACGGACAACCCAAGGAGATTGGGGATAACAGCAAAGCCTACACTGAACGAATTAATCGTCTGGTAAAGGCTCAGTCTGCTCAAGGTAGGGATACTGACCCAGACGAAGTAAAGGAAAGGTACAAAGACTTTGAAGGAGAGGAACTTGACAGACAACGGCTCAAAGCTCTAAGGATATACTTCAAAGACCGCACCCGTCGTGTTCCCTATGCAGACGTTGAAGAGGGTGGAGACCCCGGAAATGCCACTCTCAAAGGTACTGGTAACGAGCTTCGTCCCCAGGATGATTGGATATTCCCTTATCAACCAGGTACTCAAACCAGTAACAATGAACTAACGCTCAATATCGAGGGAGGGGAGCTCAATCCTCCAGCAACGGAACCAGAGGTACAAGAGGGAGCAGGTAAGGAACTACAAATTGGCGATCGCGTTTTGATCGGTCATGGCTTACCTGCTCTATGGTGGGATGATCAGGCACAGCAATTCCAAGGTGCCAGAGCTAAACAAGACATTGGGGGTGGCGTTACGTGGAAGGACAGTGACGAGAATCGCTACCGCACTACCCAAGTCACTCCCTTGTCTGACTTAGGGGATACTGACCGCAATGGTTTCTGGGAAGCAGCAGCGGCCAGGCAACCTCGTCAGCCCCTGGAAGGTTATGGAGGATTGCGGGTAGTTACCGGTGCTGGGATTTATGTGGATGATGATCAGTTTGGGGATCCTGAGGCAAGCTTCCGCCGCAATAATAATACTGTTCCTCTTGACTTGCAGTCTTATTTGCCCCCTCCTGGTTGGGATATTAGGTTTGTGGATCCACAAAGTCAGGGTAACGATAACAGAATACAGCTAGCTGATATACTGGCTCAATTTGATCCAAGCGAACCCCCCATACTTGTCTGGCCAGATACCATGCCCATGCATGGTGGGGTAGGTGGTGATTTAACTGCTAATGATCCTCCTGATCCAACTATTACTGATGCTAACCAGAAAAGTGACCTCTTGATGAGGGCAAGTGCTGTTTATCACTACACCCAAAAAGCAGGCACTGACCCAGAACAAACAAACTTTGATCAATTACCGATTGCCTGTGTGAGTAGCTACTATGACCCCACAGATGAAAACTCCGCTAAAAATAGAGTTTCATCTGGGGGTGGGGATTGGGACGACCCAGAGCGATTTGATCCTATAAACGGAAGGTCTAACAATGGCATCGTTTACACCTTTCCCGGTAGAAATGATAGTGACCCAGCATTGGAACGACAAGCCAGATTAGTATTTCCCAATGGGCGTCTTGCCAATGAAGCCTTGAAAAGAGCGTTAGATACAGAGTCAGATCAGCGCACCCTAGCTGATAATTCAGCTATTGATACCGCAATTTGCGCCTTAGAAATCTTAAAAAACCCTACAGCTAACATAGATGATTCAGCGATCCCCCATGGGGCAGTTTATGAACAGTCCTTTTTGAATGCCAGACAAGTCCAGGATATTAATCAGGCTCCTAACACTCCCCATGAGTATGACCTAGGGATAGAAGACCGTCAGCCTCTGGAAATTCGGGCTACCGTCTTGGATCTCAATCTGCTCAGAACAACAGCAATTGCTGCATTACCCAACGACGGTCCCAGCCCAGAATTTCTGCTACCGGATAGCGGAGTTATCTATGCCACCCGTGATGATGCCTTACCAGACCTCAGTGATAGAACTGGAGATAGCCTTCAAGAAAATCTCAGCTCCAGTAGCGTAGACTTTACCCTAGACCCCACCCGCCGTCCCAATGGAATTATGTTACGCAATGGGACAGTCCTAGCCCGTCAAGAGCCAAACAAACCTAACTCATTTGACTTGACCGATCCCCCAGGAGCAGAGAAAGGGTTAATTTTAGCCACTAATTTGCCAGTGTATATCAAAGCCGATGACAACGTTATCAATAATGCTGATATAGCATCGGGCTTTAATTTGCACCAAACCCCTGGCGGAAATTTGGTGGAAGAGTTTACAGAGCAACTAACAGATGAGAAGTGGAATGATAACAATTTTTACGACCGTCGTAACACTCTGGATCCAAACTTTGCTTGTCGCCAAAATGATAATAGATTGCCGAAATGTAAACAAGGGGATTTGTGGCGACCAGCAGTAGTGATTGCGGATAGCGTTACTCTGCTGTCTAATAATTTTGAGTTTGGTTACCGCTCCGATGGGGACTATGACCTGAGGGGAATACCAATGGGTAGTAATTTGATAGATCCAAATGGGGATAACTTAACAAACCGTGTAAATGAGCCTCCTGGTATTGATCTGAATGCCAATGGTGTCCTAGGTGAGCCTCAGGTTCTAGAGTCTCAAATTGTCCAGGGTTATGATTTCAACGAAGATGGATTTTTATTCGATGAATTTAAAGTGAATGGAGAAGTCATTAATGAAGAAGACATTAACGTTGACCTGAATAGTAATGGTAATAAAACCGACACTAACCCTACGGAGTTTGAAATAACTGTTGCGGCAAGACTAAAACTTATTAATGGCATCTTTGACAACAATTTTGTCACTAGTGCCAACTGGTGGGATCCGTGGGGGGATGGCATTAATAATATTGATACTCCAGATGACAATGGCAACCCTCAACCTAGCATCGTACCCAATCCGGCTGATCCGAATCCTAGAAGAATAAACAGTTCCTACCTAAGTAATTTTGTGACTCCGATTCAGCGACGGGTGCTATTTCCAGAGTATGTGATGGAAATCTGTCGGAAAGTGCCGGTTTCAGCTTGTAACCCTAATGACTGGGTGGTTAGTGCACAAGATGCTAATCCACCGCAAAGGGCTAGTGACGTTCTGCAAACTAATATCGATCAACTTTTCTCCGGCACAACCGCAAGACCTGCCAGAAATCTTGAAGATCAACGCTATCCCCGTCGCATTGCTTTCCTAAGGGATCCTGACAATAACTTGGAGCTAGATAGCAATAATCGTCCGACTCCTCTCGGAATCGACGGACCTAATGGAACAAATGATAATGGGATTGTCCGACCTTACCCATACACTAATCCGTGGAATGGACCTCGATTAGCACCACATGCTCTGTGGTACAGAACAACTAGAAATCTCAATGACCCTAACCCTCCCAATTCTGCTCTAAGCTTCCGTACGGACAGACCACTGTTTTACCAAAAGCCATTACAGCAAACAGCTCCAAACGTAGGAACAACAGAGCAACCGATGTTGGTACCAGTTCTACAAGTTCACTCCCTGAGCGGTGAACCAGGAAACAACACTAACGCACTCCCGAGCACACAACAGGAATGTGTGGAAATCCAAGAGGGCTGGACACAGCGAGCCAATGAAGACGGAGAAACCTTCAATGTAGTGATTGCTTCCGGGGATAGTCCCCCAAACCAAACCGAAAATAATGGTGGTGTAGCTAACTTTGTCCGTTACCTAGAAAACTGGCAGAAAACGGTGCAAACTTGTGGGGCTAAAAATAGTATTCCGGCTCGGATCAGTGGCTCCCTAATCCAGTTCAAGCGTTCCGCCTATGATACAGCCCCATTCTGGCATGGCTCCCAGAACGCCCCTAATCAGCTAGTCCCCAGTCGATTTGGATACCAGATAGATGATGATGATCGACCCAGTGCAGCTTTCATGCCCTATGCCACTGCCGCTGGCCGACTGCCCTATTACATGGCACCCGAACGTCGATATGGTTTCGATGTTGCTCTTCTGACTCAGTTACCTGACCTATTCTCTGGCCTGTTTACCACTCCCTCAGCGGGAGACCCTGATGAGTTTTTCCGGGAAGTTGCCCGAGATGACCCATGGGTGGAAACTTTACTGTGTGCTGAAGACGATCAAGGAAATCTAGCGGTTAACCAGCGCTATTGCCGGAAATAA
- the hpsB gene encoding hormogonium polysaccharide secretion pseudopilin HpsB — protein MINPQKQQPLCQSSDAGFTIMESLMAMMIITILMLGISPMIVLGVANRVQSRRVELAVQAARAYIDGVRSGAIDHPEHTLEMELDGGKNRSEFAKTEAPKPSNLTCDKNDYCDNKSNKSIYCVDLDDGVCSSDSSRDLIIQAFRSITASGDPANNTDKSYFLGVRVYRADAFKDQGELKIGEKGDKAKARGPGLSDRKAPLVEMTTEITTGTPSYSRFCDRLGCN, from the coding sequence ATGATCAATCCCCAGAAGCAACAACCCCTTTGTCAATCATCAGATGCCGGTTTCACAATCATGGAATCCTTGATGGCAATGATGATTATTACAATTCTGATGCTTGGCATCTCACCCATGATTGTCTTAGGAGTGGCCAATCGAGTCCAGTCGCGACGAGTAGAACTAGCAGTGCAAGCGGCTAGAGCCTACATTGATGGTGTGCGGAGTGGAGCCATCGATCATCCCGAACACACATTAGAAATGGAACTTGATGGTGGAAAAAACAGAAGTGAATTTGCTAAGACTGAGGCTCCTAAACCATCAAATTTGACTTGTGATAAAAATGACTATTGCGATAATAAGTCCAATAAAAGTATTTACTGCGTAGATCTTGATGACGGTGTCTGTAGCAGTGACAGTTCAAGAGACTTAATCATCCAGGCATTTCGGAGTATCACTGCATCAGGAGACCCAGCTAATAATACTGATAAAAGCTACTTTCTGGGGGTGCGGGTTTACCGAGCTGATGCTTTTAAGGATCAAGGTGAGTTGAAGATTGGAGAGAAGGGGGATAAGGCGAAAGCTAGGGGACCTGGATTAAGCGATCGCAAAGCCCCCCTAGTGGAAATGACTACAGAAATTACCACAGGCACACCGAGTTATAGCCGTTTTTGCGATCGCCTAGGTTGTAACTAA
- the hpsC gene encoding hormogonium polysaccharide secretion pseudopilin HpsC, with the protein MIRLLRTFLAHQLKTNKAKLNHGGFTLIELLVAMIVAVLIIAPLLRFMITIVDTDRKEQAKATSEQEIQAAMDYIARDLEQAVYIYDNSGVERDNAGKPEESGIRNQIPPIAAAPGCNTDNCQPVLVFWKRKYFDRTDTVDGKTIGDFTNENDTFVYALVAYYLITDKNDTWSDIARIGRFEVYDQVTDATSTQPNAVGIPASPGFQSFKLSDTSGSSLKEKLNQWTKGAGNYETQAQILVDYIDVIDEDDPNNKIEPGCPIVFPQEAPNLSQDEIQKKEEALQVPSNLNGGFYACVDAEKRIAQVFLRGNALARLKNKKEDYEYQPNRSSYFPTVTMQIEGRGSLGL; encoded by the coding sequence ATGATTAGATTACTTAGAACCTTCCTCGCCCATCAACTTAAAACCAATAAGGCTAAGCTCAACCATGGCGGCTTTACCTTAATTGAACTTTTGGTGGCCATGATTGTTGCGGTACTGATCATAGCGCCACTATTGAGGTTTATGATTACTATCGTCGATACAGACCGTAAAGAGCAAGCCAAGGCTACTTCAGAACAAGAAATCCAAGCGGCTATGGACTACATAGCCAGAGACTTGGAGCAAGCAGTCTATATCTACGATAACTCTGGAGTGGAAAGAGACAATGCTGGAAAACCGGAGGAATCTGGAATCCGAAACCAAATCCCACCAATTGCTGCAGCACCAGGTTGTAACACAGATAACTGTCAACCTGTGCTGGTATTCTGGAAGCGGAAGTATTTTGATAGAACAGACACAGTCGATGGAAAAACTATTGGCGACTTTACCAATGAAAATGATACCTTTGTCTATGCTCTGGTTGCCTATTACTTAATCACTGATAAAAATGATACTTGGTCAGATATTGCTAGAATCGGTCGGTTTGAAGTTTATGATCAAGTCACCGATGCCACTTCAACTCAACCCAATGCAGTTGGTATACCTGCTAGCCCAGGCTTTCAATCCTTTAAGCTCAGTGATACAAGCGGAAGCAGCCTCAAGGAAAAGTTGAATCAGTGGACAAAAGGAGCTGGTAATTACGAGACTCAAGCTCAAATATTGGTAGATTACATTGACGTAATTGATGAAGATGACCCAAACAATAAAATAGAACCAGGTTGTCCAATTGTATTTCCCCAAGAAGCCCCTAATCTCTCACAAGATGAAATCCAAAAGAAAGAAGAAGCTTTGCAGGTTCCAAGTAACCTAAACGGTGGTTTTTATGCTTGTGTGGATGCAGAAAAAAGAATAGCCCAAGTATTTTTGAGAGGGAATGCTTTAGCTCGGCTCAAGAATAAGAAAGAGGACTATGAATACCAACCAAACCGGTCTAGCTATTTCCCGACCGTAACCATGCAAATTGAAGGACGCGGTTCCTTAGGACTATGA
- a CDS encoding type II secretion system protein has product MFKFYRKIQNYQRLNHKPNKDAGFTFMELLIVILMVGILSSIAAPSWLAFVNRQRVNKVHERVLSVIQEAQRQAKNKKLSYSVSFRMNDGVPEAAVYQDKNNKGEDNTPETFQWQSLVGDLGVKPDQVWVGTNLIDDNKSGGTLSILEDQKTITFDNQGVLENPDIGDGLAIVVAVPDSKEKDNPIKATKRCVIVKTILGALQTKTKGDCPSST; this is encoded by the coding sequence ATGTTTAAATTTTACAGAAAAATCCAAAATTATCAAAGGCTAAACCATAAACCAAATAAGGATGCTGGATTCACCTTTATGGAATTACTGATAGTAATTTTAATGGTAGGAATTTTATCCTCCATTGCTGCTCCCAGCTGGCTGGCTTTTGTGAATCGACAACGAGTGAATAAAGTACATGAAAGAGTATTAAGTGTTATCCAAGAAGCCCAGCGACAAGCTAAAAATAAAAAACTCAGCTACAGCGTTAGTTTTAGGATGAACGACGGAGTTCCAGAAGCTGCAGTTTATCAGGATAAGAATAATAAGGGGGAAGACAACACACCAGAGACCTTTCAATGGCAGAGTTTAGTTGGTGATTTAGGGGTCAAACCAGACCAAGTTTGGGTTGGTACAAACCTAATTGATGACAACAAATCTGGCGGAACGTTATCGATTTTGGAAGATCAGAAAACAATTACCTTTGATAACCAGGGCGTTCTAGAAAATCCAGACATTGGAGATGGCTTAGCTATCGTAGTCGCTGTTCCCGATTCTAAAGAAAAAGATAACCCTATTAAAGCAACCAAGCGATGTGTAATAGTAAAAACTATCTTGGGTGCCCTACAAACTAAAACAAAAGGGGACTGTCCTTCTTCAACATAG